Below is a genomic region from Ziziphus jujuba cultivar Dongzao chromosome 7, ASM3175591v1.
AAGCTCCTCCAAATATAGTCACTACTAGAGCAGCAAAACTCAAGCCGAGCCTCTTTCCACCACTCATAATCTGAATAGGGAATAAGCAATCCCCCTGTGAGGCATTATTGGTCACAATCCTCCCCCACCCTTTAAAATCACAAGCTTCAACACTCTGATCCAGTGTTTGGAAATACATATTGAAAGCATAAGAAACATTGTCATGTGCATTCAATTCACCACAAGAACGTGCCAATCCAAGACTACTACAATCTGACAATCCACAGGCAAAGTCCACTTGAGGTCCAACAGCCTCAAAATCGGAAACATCACTATCCAACACAcaccattttttttccaaatactgAACACCCTTTGCTGGCACAAGCATTTGGTTGCGGCCTTGGCCACTTAGATCCATTGGAAATTTTGGTTGCCCGTCGTATCGAAAAATCCCCCAATGTCGTTCGAATGGTCCCGGAGCTACACTTTTTTGGTCCTCATCAAAAAGACCAAATAGATAGGTTTCAAGATAACCAGGTTTCATTGGTGTACCTTTGTTGTTAgccaattttttaatcaaaccaTCATAGAATCTCTTGGCAGATTTGGCATTTGCACTTTTATGACCATCTGTTGGCCAACCAACTTCACCAACAAGGATTTTGAGATTAGGAAAACCTGCCTTTTTTAGCGCCCAAACAAGAGTGTCGAAATTCGCGTCGAAAACGTTGTTGTATTGGAGATTTTTGTCATTGATTGTCCGCCCTGTGTTGTCAAAAAATGCAAAATCTACAGGAAAATCGTCATTTTGGTAGAGACTGA
It encodes:
- the LOC107421973 gene encoding glucan endo-1,3-beta-glucosidase 8, yielding MDRAGILVAWAVSMMMVSSNLVQGLGVNWGTMASHPLHPSIVANLLKDNGIKKVKLFDSDHWTVNALADSDIEVMIAIPNLELEDFAGSYHHAKKFVKQNVTAHLKEPGGVKIRYVGVGNEPFLKSYNGSFVKSTFPALQNVQKALDEAGVGDKIKATVPLNADVYESSSDKPSDGNFRPDIKDQMVEIVQFLNDNNAPFSVNIYPFLSLYQNDDFPVDFAFFDNTGRTINDKNLQYNNVFDANFDTLVWALKKAGFPNLKILVGEVGWPTDGHKSANAKSAKRFYDGLIKKLANNKGTPMKPGYLETYLFGLFDEDQKSVAPGPFERHWGIFRYDGQPKFPMDLSGQGRNQMLVPAKGVQYLEKKWCVLDSDVSDFEAVGPQVDFACGLSDCSSLGLARSCGELNAHDNVSYAFNMYFQTLDQSVEACDFKGWGRIVTNNASQGDCLFPIQIMSGGKRLGLSFAALVVTIFGGALMSFFLFV